The following are encoded in a window of Solidesulfovibrio magneticus RS-1 genomic DNA:
- a CDS encoding winged helix-turn-helix domain-containing protein, whose translation MHTINAVQRLHLWLETGDGMLLGLGRIQLLELVEELGSLNKAASAMGMSYRAAWGRMKQTETVIGEPLVERSGPKKGFRLTPLGHDLVQLFRVWHKDVEAFAVARAKELFPWPTEPYNEEHPKAPSSS comes from the coding sequence ATGCACACGATCAACGCCGTGCAGCGGCTGCATTTATGGCTCGAAACCGGAGACGGCATGCTGCTCGGACTGGGCCGGATTCAACTTCTCGAACTTGTGGAGGAACTGGGGTCGCTCAACAAGGCGGCCTCGGCCATGGGCATGTCCTACCGCGCCGCCTGGGGCCGCATGAAGCAGACGGAAACCGTCATCGGCGAACCGCTGGTGGAGCGTTCGGGCCCCAAAAAAGGCTTTCGCTTGACCCCCCTTGGCCATGACTTGGTGCAGCTTTTTCGCGTCTGGCACAAGGATGTGGAAGCCTTTGCCGTGGCCCGGGCCAAGGAGCTTTTCCCCTGGCCAACCGAACCGTACAACGAAGAACACCCCAAAGCCCCCTCTTCTTCCTGA
- a CDS encoding 4Fe-4S binding protein: MSYRISPKALLRLPQWFFFLATVYIGVEFARFCLSVTAGQAGTVARPAGVEGFLPISALLGLRRLLATGSFDPVHPAGLWILLAALAMGLVFRKGFCGHVCPVGFLAARLGRLGQRLGLARSLPPRLDAVLGLPKYLLLAFFLFTTFFGMDLAGIEAFLRSPYNITADARMLLFFAHPSLTAVVVLTVLALLGLVYRGSFCRWLCPYGALLGLLARLGPTTLTRDADGCTGCGRCRAACPVDLPITAGPRPMTCSGCGSCVVACPRRTSAVRFAFAGIPAPWWLTATGSAGVFALVYIAANALGLWQNALPLNMLARLYAMALGG, translated from the coding sequence ATGTCGTACCGTATTTCGCCCAAGGCGCTGCTGCGCCTGCCGCAGTGGTTTTTCTTCTTGGCAACGGTCTATATCGGGGTGGAGTTCGCCCGCTTCTGTCTGTCCGTGACCGCCGGCCAGGCCGGCACGGTGGCCCGCCCGGCCGGCGTGGAAGGCTTTTTGCCCATAAGCGCCCTGCTTGGGCTGCGCCGGCTGCTGGCCACCGGCTCTTTTGATCCGGTGCATCCGGCCGGGTTGTGGATTCTTCTGGCCGCCCTGGCCATGGGGCTGGTCTTTCGCAAAGGCTTTTGCGGCCATGTCTGCCCCGTCGGCTTCCTGGCCGCGCGCCTGGGCCGTCTGGGCCAGCGCCTGGGCCTGGCCCGCAGCCTGCCCCCGCGCCTGGACGCCGTCCTGGGCCTGCCCAAATACCTGCTGCTGGCCTTTTTCCTCTTCACCACGTTCTTCGGCATGGACTTGGCCGGCATCGAAGCCTTCCTGCGCTCGCCCTACAACATCACGGCCGATGCCCGGATGCTGCTGTTTTTCGCCCACCCCAGCCTCACCGCCGTCGTGGTCCTGACCGTCCTGGCCCTGCTCGGGCTCGTCTATCGCGGCTCGTTTTGCCGTTGGCTGTGCCCCTATGGCGCGCTGCTCGGGCTGCTCGCCCGTCTTGGCCCCACGACGCTCACTCGCGACGCCGATGGCTGCACCGGCTGCGGCCGCTGCCGCGCCGCCTGTCCGGTGGATCTGCCCATAACGGCCGGTCCGCGCCCCATGACCTGCTCGGGCTGCGGCTCCTGCGTGGTCGCCTGCCCCCGCCGGACCTCAGCCGTACGCTTCGCCTTTGCCGGCATCCCCGCGCCCTGGTGGCTCACCGCCACCGGTTCGGCCGGCGTCTTCGCCCTGGTCTATATCGCGGCCAACGCTCTGGGCCTGTGGCAAAACGCCCTGCCGCTGAACATGCTGGCCCGGCTCTACGCCATGGCCCTGGGCGGCTGA
- a CDS encoding DUF2156 domain-containing protein, whose translation MREGFEAISLERRDEYLERLARCPEKVSDYSFGNLWGWAEEYGLSWRFGESHVWILQTKPYEVFWAPVGPWTNVDWSACPCLAQGLDFIRVPEMLCGILSDAMPDRVTTQEARDHDDYVYSVPELVELRGNKFHKKKNLLSQFQRTYDYEYKPLTPDCVEETLELQRQWFAWRDPEDSGALLAENQAIVRVLQSWDRFPGLMGGAIRVDGEMIAYTVAEALTQEMLVIHFEKGRPGFKGVYQAINQMFLADAGVPYALVNREQDLGDEGLRKAKLSYNPCMYLKKCKVSVAAAG comes from the coding sequence ATGCGAGAAGGTTTTGAGGCTATTTCCCTGGAACGGCGCGACGAATACCTGGAGCGCCTGGCCCGGTGCCCCGAAAAGGTATCGGACTACAGCTTCGGCAACCTCTGGGGCTGGGCCGAGGAGTACGGCCTGTCCTGGCGGTTTGGCGAAAGCCATGTCTGGATTTTGCAAACCAAACCCTACGAAGTCTTTTGGGCGCCGGTGGGACCGTGGACCAACGTCGACTGGAGCGCCTGCCCGTGCCTGGCCCAGGGGCTCGACTTCATCCGGGTGCCCGAAATGTTGTGCGGCATCCTCTCCGACGCCATGCCCGACCGGGTGACGACCCAGGAGGCCCGGGACCACGACGACTACGTCTACAGCGTGCCCGAACTGGTCGAGCTTCGGGGCAACAAGTTCCACAAAAAGAAAAATCTGCTCAGCCAGTTCCAGCGCACCTACGACTACGAATACAAGCCGCTGACCCCGGACTGCGTGGAAGAAACCCTGGAACTCCAGCGACAGTGGTTCGCCTGGCGCGATCCCGAGGATTCCGGGGCGCTTTTGGCCGAAAACCAAGCCATCGTGCGGGTGCTCCAGAGTTGGGACCGTTTCCCCGGCCTCATGGGCGGGGCCATCCGGGTGGACGGCGAGATGATCGCCTACACCGTGGCCGAGGCGCTCACCCAGGAAATGCTGGTGATCCACTTCGAAAAAGGCCGGCCGGGCTTCAAGGGCGTGTATCAGGCCATCAATCAAATGTTCCTGGCCGACGCCGGCGTTCCCTATGCCTTGGTCAACCGCGAGCAGGACTTGGGCGACGAGGGGCTGCGTAAGGCCAAACTCTCCTACAACCCCTGCATGTATCTCAAAAAATGCAAGGTTTCCGTGGCGGCGGCCGGATAA
- a CDS encoding ABC transporter permease: MLFSLRIALKSLATHKMRTVLAMLGVFLGAFALTGVLHVTLAMERKAVIETEKLGPNLLMAMTGNIRFRRGDIRPDAGNTNLKLPDAVALLRGLPSAVDGVPFLSFPMPIRAGDKKVMCQLVATWPAYPSIRGATPQFGRFFDQAEEDERELVCALGPAIARRLFGTPEAAVGQSVFIFRARLTVVGVMEEKGSDVSGANQDEQIFVPLSTFMRRMSNKTYIHGVYVRLADGADFDASREAAVHILRKRHDIKTDKGQPDDFKVLTAKDTMEVKQQALDLVQTLGFISSSLSFGIGGLGILSIMILLVRARRLEIGIRRAVGARKKDIVRQFLIESGMMASAGGAAGTVVALGVLAVVYRVGEFPQVYHPALIGGTLIGSAALGILAGAYPAWQASNVEVLAVLRDE, from the coding sequence GTGCTTTTTAGCCTGCGTATCGCGCTGAAGTCCCTGGCGACCCACAAGATGCGCACGGTGCTGGCCATGCTCGGTGTCTTTCTCGGTGCGTTCGCGCTCACGGGCGTGCTGCACGTGACCCTGGCCATGGAGCGCAAGGCCGTCATCGAGACGGAAAAGCTCGGGCCCAACCTGCTCATGGCCATGACCGGCAACATCCGTTTCCGCCGGGGCGACATCCGCCCCGACGCCGGCAACACCAATCTGAAGCTCCCCGACGCCGTGGCCCTGCTGCGCGGGCTGCCCTCGGCCGTGGACGGCGTGCCGTTTCTCAGCTTCCCCATGCCCATCCGGGCCGGAGACAAGAAGGTCATGTGCCAACTCGTGGCCACCTGGCCGGCCTATCCGTCCATACGCGGCGCCACGCCCCAGTTCGGGCGTTTCTTCGACCAGGCCGAAGAGGACGAGCGGGAGCTGGTCTGCGCCCTGGGACCGGCCATTGCCCGGCGGCTTTTCGGCACGCCCGAGGCGGCAGTGGGCCAGTCGGTCTTCATCTTCCGGGCCAGGCTCACCGTCGTCGGCGTCATGGAGGAAAAAGGCTCGGACGTGTCCGGGGCCAACCAGGACGAACAGATTTTCGTGCCGCTTTCCACCTTCATGCGGCGCATGTCGAACAAGACCTACATCCACGGGGTGTACGTGCGCCTGGCCGACGGGGCGGATTTCGACGCCTCGCGGGAAGCCGCCGTCCACATCCTGCGCAAGCGCCACGACATCAAGACCGACAAGGGGCAGCCCGACGATTTCAAGGTGCTGACCGCCAAGGACACCATGGAGGTCAAGCAACAGGCGCTGGATCTGGTGCAGACCCTGGGGTTTATCAGCTCGTCGCTGTCCTTTGGCATCGGCGGCCTGGGCATCCTCTCCATCATGATCCTGCTCGTGCGGGCCAGGCGTCTGGAGATCGGCATCCGGCGGGCGGTGGGAGCGCGCAAAAAGGACATCGTGCGCCAGTTTCTCATCGAATCCGGCATGATGGCCTCGGCCGGCGGTGCGGCCGGGACGGTGGTGGCCCTGGGCGTGCTGGCCGTGGTCTACCGGGTGGGCGAATTTCCCCAGGTCTACCACCCGGCGCTGATTGGCGGCACGCTCATCGGCTCGGCGGCCCTGGGCATCCTGGCCGGGGCCTATCCGGCCTGGCAGGCCTCCAATGTCGAGGTGCTGGCGGTGCTGCGGGACGAATAA
- a CDS encoding Fic family protein, which produces MPTTAREIHKVLTFKSGNFVFSRRFDQDNIATELKVFHACYDIIASLPTPPHLAAFLDADLIRKSIFSTAALEGNPLDEKAVGALLGREGPATAANDFEREILNLKATHDKFILAANKAKDAKPLLLSEDLIKAVHAAITIGVNDAAISPGLYRNTPVQVGNPEHGGTYVPPKILEDIKTLMAAFVDWINSDALLRTDPVIRAALAHYHLAKIHPFRDGNGRTARMIEAMILAAAGYRLIPSTLWNAYYRDMHAYYIAFSKSENNADDSVQPFLEFFFKSLNASLEEFRARIVEGVKPLLYRDYVAYLKNQARELSPRQHQLVELLLAAGDTAFDSHDLRQTNPFKLLYRQVSDKTIRRDIKNLERLGLICKTGNRYRLIDDAR; this is translated from the coding sequence ATGCCCACGACAGCCCGGGAAATCCACAAGGTCCTGACGTTCAAGTCCGGCAATTTCGTCTTCTCCCGCCGCTTCGATCAAGACAACATCGCTACCGAACTCAAGGTCTTCCACGCCTGCTACGACATCATCGCCTCATTGCCGACCCCGCCGCATCTGGCGGCGTTTCTCGACGCCGACCTGATCCGCAAGTCCATCTTCAGCACGGCGGCGCTGGAAGGCAATCCCCTGGACGAAAAGGCTGTGGGCGCCTTGCTGGGAAGAGAAGGCCCGGCAACGGCCGCCAACGATTTCGAGCGGGAAATCCTCAACCTCAAGGCTACCCACGACAAGTTTATCCTCGCTGCCAATAAAGCCAAGGACGCCAAACCCCTTCTGCTCAGCGAGGATCTTATCAAGGCCGTCCACGCCGCCATCACTATCGGCGTCAACGACGCGGCCATCTCGCCGGGTCTTTATCGCAACACGCCCGTGCAGGTCGGCAACCCGGAGCATGGCGGCACGTATGTGCCCCCAAAAATCCTGGAAGACATCAAGACGCTCATGGCGGCGTTCGTGGATTGGATAAACAGCGATGCACTGCTGCGGACCGACCCGGTCATCCGGGCGGCCCTGGCGCATTATCATCTGGCGAAAATCCATCCCTTTCGGGACGGCAACGGGCGCACGGCCCGCATGATCGAGGCCATGATTCTGGCGGCGGCCGGCTATCGGCTTATCCCGAGCACGCTGTGGAACGCCTACTATCGGGACATGCACGCCTACTACATCGCGTTTTCGAAATCGGAAAACAACGCTGACGACAGCGTGCAGCCGTTTCTGGAGTTCTTTTTCAAATCATTGAATGCTTCCCTGGAAGAGTTCAGGGCACGAATCGTCGAGGGCGTCAAACCGCTGCTGTATCGAGACTATGTCGCGTATCTCAAGAACCAGGCCCGAGAGCTTTCCCCGCGCCAGCATCAGCTCGTCGAACTGTTGTTGGCCGCAGGCGACACGGCGTTCGACAGCCATGACCTCAGGCAGACCAACCCCTTCAAGCTGCTCTATCGGCAGGTGAGCGACAAAACGATCCGGCGCGACATCAAGAATCTGGAACGCCTCGGGCTGATCTGTAAAACGGGCAACCGCTACCGGCTCATCGACGACGCCCGTTAG
- a CDS encoding MATE family efflux transporter: MEKKSGLLAAGVGFGTIWSLAWPQILMMFLTFCIGFVDVYVGGRIDRETQAAVGVLAQAMFFFQVVAAAVANGAVAAVSQSEGAGRLARAGRYVWLCLLAGVAASVAVMALGLVFRDAFLGLLQMPAPIWDTARYFLTVLLLLLPIQSFFIIANALFRARRLVMTPLFAWGLAAVLNTLGDFGFGLGRFGLPDFGYAGVAWSTFFSVTAGMAFNLAALIHVGMLRRDQFPRWRWVRCASRYLLKVAWPSGLMQIVWHTGYLLLFSVVGSLPTGSVAALAGMSAGMRLESILFLPPMAFNFTASILVGNLIGAGRPDEARRVGYRIAWAGVAAISLMGLCLWPFLPAAAAFVSPDPEAAAQAVSYLRYNVAAIPFTVAGLILIGAMTGAGATLLTMFVTGGSVWLVRLPLAFLLGHSLLGRAEGVWISMFVSQAVQSLACLGVYRYADWTRFGMGGGKTRK; the protein is encoded by the coding sequence ATGGAGAAAAAAAGCGGACTGCTGGCCGCCGGCGTCGGCTTCGGGACCATCTGGTCCCTGGCCTGGCCGCAGATCCTCATGATGTTTTTGACGTTTTGCATCGGCTTCGTCGATGTCTACGTGGGCGGCCGCATCGACCGCGAAACCCAGGCGGCGGTGGGCGTTTTGGCCCAGGCCATGTTCTTTTTCCAGGTCGTTGCCGCTGCCGTGGCCAACGGGGCCGTGGCCGCCGTCAGCCAGTCCGAGGGCGCGGGGCGTCTGGCCCGGGCCGGGCGCTATGTCTGGCTGTGCCTGCTGGCCGGCGTGGCCGCCTCGGTGGCCGTCATGGCTCTGGGGCTGGTCTTTCGTGACGCCTTTCTCGGCTTGCTCCAGATGCCGGCCCCCATCTGGGACACGGCCCGCTATTTCCTGACCGTCCTGTTGCTGCTGCTGCCCATCCAGTCGTTTTTCATCATCGCCAATGCGCTCTTTCGGGCGCGCCGGCTGGTCATGACGCCGCTTTTCGCCTGGGGGCTGGCCGCCGTGCTCAACACCCTGGGTGATTTCGGCTTTGGCCTGGGGCGCTTTGGCCTGCCGGACTTCGGCTATGCCGGCGTGGCCTGGAGCACGTTTTTTTCGGTCACGGCCGGCATGGCCTTCAACCTGGCCGCGCTCATCCACGTCGGGATGCTGCGGCGCGACCAGTTCCCCCGCTGGCGCTGGGTGCGCTGCGCCAGCCGCTATCTCTTGAAGGTCGCCTGGCCGTCGGGGCTGATGCAGATCGTGTGGCATACCGGCTATCTGCTGCTTTTTTCTGTGGTCGGCTCGCTGCCCACGGGCAGCGTGGCTGCCCTGGCCGGCATGTCAGCCGGCATGCGCCTGGAATCTATCCTGTTTTTGCCGCCCATGGCGTTTAATTTCACGGCCTCCATCCTGGTCGGCAATCTGATCGGGGCCGGCCGGCCCGACGAGGCCCGGCGGGTGGGCTACCGCATCGCCTGGGCGGGCGTGGCCGCCATCAGTCTCATGGGGCTTTGCCTGTGGCCGTTTCTGCCGGCTGCGGCCGCGTTTGTCTCCCCGGACCCCGAGGCGGCGGCTCAGGCGGTTTCCTACCTGCGATACAACGTCGCGGCCATTCCCTTTACCGTGGCCGGTCTTATTCTCATCGGGGCCATGACCGGAGCCGGGGCGACGCTCCTCACCATGTTCGTCACCGGCGGTTCCGTTTGGCTTGTGCGGTTGCCCTTGGCGTTTTTATTGGGGCATAGCCTCCTTGGCCGGGCCGAGGGGGTGTGGATTTCCATGTTTGTGTCCCAGGCCGTGCAGTCGCTGGCCTGCCTGGGGGTGTACCGCTACGCGGATTGGACGCGTTTCGGCATGGGCGGCGGCAAGACGAGGAAGTAA
- a CDS encoding response regulator, with protein MNKTLRILVVDDSKVMRGVLRKMLGCDGTEVLEAHDGKHALEVLAVEPVDCVISDWNMPRMKGIDLLRQVRQDAALAHLPFVMVTAEAMAQNVAEADAASVSAYLTKPFTAEDLWTTLRGILPGAASA; from the coding sequence ATGAATAAGACGCTTCGTATTCTCGTCGTTGACGACTCCAAGGTCATGCGCGGGGTGCTGCGCAAGATGCTCGGTTGTGACGGAACCGAAGTGCTGGAAGCCCACGACGGCAAGCACGCCCTGGAAGTGCTGGCCGTCGAGCCGGTGGACTGCGTCATCTCCGACTGGAACATGCCGCGCATGAAGGGCATCGATCTGTTGCGCCAGGTCCGGCAGGACGCCGCCCTGGCCCACCTGCCCTTTGTCATGGTCACGGCCGAGGCCATGGCCCAGAACGTGGCCGAGGCCGACGCCGCCAGTGTCAGCGCCTACCTCACCAAGCCCTTCACCGCCGAGGACCTCTGGACCACCCTGCGCGGCATCCTGCCGGGGGCCGCGTCGGCTTGA